The sequence CACGGGCTACAGCAAGCTGGGTGCTGGCAGAATTCCTGCGGGTGGCACATCCAATTATGCCGTTCATTACTGAAGAATTATGGAAAAGCTTTGGCGACGGTCAGATGCTCCTCGGTCATACATGGCCAAGCTATGGGAAAGCACAAACCGATACAGCTTATATAGATTCTAAAGCTCAAGAAGAAATGCAATGGTTGGTAAATTTAATTATAGAAATTCGATCCCGCCGCAGTGAATTTAATGTGGCTCCTGGTGCCCCGACACCCCTGAGTTTCCATGAAGTTACCTCTGAAATTGAAGTCCGCATCCGCCGTCACGAGGTGATTCTCAAGCGATTGGGTCGAATTTCTGATTTAACAATCCAGGCTGCCTCTCCCAACCTTAATAAAGGTGACGTTCAATTTGTGGTGGGGGAAACAACAATTGTGCTACCATTGGCTGACAGTATCGATCTAGAAGCTGAAATGGCTCGTTTAAAAAAAGAGATTGATGCCCAAGACAAGGAAATTACAACTCTTGAAGCTCGTCTCAATAACGCTGATTTTATCAGTAAAGCTAAACCAGAAATTATTAGCGAGTTTAAAGAACGGCTTGGTGCTGCAAATCAGACAAAAGCAAAAGTACAACAAGCGCTCAACCGGCTTGCATAAATAAGGGACGCAATCGTGATACAAACCCCACTGCTCGACCACGTTAATTTTCCTCGAGATCTTAAGTCTTTTGAGATAGAGCAACTTAAACAATTGGCAGATGAGTTGCGGCAAGAGACGATCTCAGTGGTATCTCAAACAGGGGGCCATTTAGGCGCGAGCTTGGGGGTGGTGGAACTAACCGTCGCCTTGCACTATGTTTTTAATACACCCGAGGACAAGTTAATTTGGGATGTCGGCCATCAAGCTTATCCTCACAAAATTTTGACCGGCCGACGCGCCCAAATGCCGTACTTACGCCAAAAAGATGGTCCTTCTGGCTTTACCAAACGATCAGAAAGTAACTATGATCCCTTTGGTGCAGCCCATGCAGGAACCTCAATTTCGGCGGCTCTTGGTTTTGCTGTTGCGCACGACATGCATGGCAAAAAAAATCACGCGATAGCGGTGATTGGGGATGGCTCCATGAGTTCGGGTATGGCTTACGAAGCTCTTAATAACGCCGGGGCGATGAAGAGCCGTCTTATTGTCATTTTAAATGATAATGACATGTCGATTGCTCCCCCCGTCGGTGCTATGAGCAATTATTTTTCCCGATTGATTTCATCTCGCCCTTACCAATCCTTGCGCACGATGGCTAAGGAAGTTGTCAGTCATCTGCCCAAATCTTTAGAAACAGCTGCAAAGCGAGTGGAAGAATATGCCCGCGGTATGGTGGCGGGTGGAACGTGGTTTGAAGAAATGGGCTTCTTTTACGTGGGTCCCATTGATGGTCACAATTTAGACCACTTGATCCCTGTGCTACAAAACATGCGCGACCGTGTCGAAGAAGGCCCTGTCTTAATTCATGTGGTTACCCAAAAGGGACGTGGTTATGCGCCAGCCGAAGCTGCCGCTGATAAATACCATGGCGTCGTCAAATTTGATGTATCAACAGGACAACAGCATAAAGCTCAGGCTATCGCGCCCAGCTATACCAAAGTCTATGCTGATTCATTAATTGAAGTGGCCCGTCAAGACGAGAAAGTCGTCGCTATTACAGCTGCTATGCCAGCCGGGACAGGCCTTGATCTTTTTGCCAAAGTATTTCCAGACCGTTGCTTTGATGTGGGGATTGCCGAACAACATGCGGTCACCTTTGCCGCCGGCCTTGCCTGTGAAGGTCTAAAACCGTTCGCAACGATCTATTCAACCTTTTTGCAACGCGGATTTGACCAAGTAGTCCATGATGTGATGCTGCAAAAATTACCGGTTCGCTTTGCCATGGACCGTGCCGGCTTTGTCGGCGCTGATGGCGCGACACACGCGGGTTGTTATGATTTGGCCTTCTTAGGGTGCTTACCGCATATGGTCATTATGGCACCCAGCGATGAGTTAGAATTAAAGCACGCCGTTACCACAGCCCATGCCATTGATGATGCGCCCTCTGCTTTCCGTTATCCGCGGGGCGAGGGACTGGGGCTTGATCTATCTCAACCGGGCCAAATTCTTGAGATTGGGAAGGGTCGACTTATTCGGGAAGGGAATCATGTTGCAATTCTATCTTTAGGTTGCCGCTTACCGGAAGCTTTGAAAGCAGCCGATACCCTGGCCGAACTTGGAATCCATATCACCGTTGCTGATGCTCGTTTTGCAAAACCCGTGGACGAAAATCTGATCTGTCAATTGGCTAAACACCATGAAATTTTACTAACCATTGAGTCAGGATCCATTGGAGGTTTTGCCGCCCAAGTAACAGACGTGCTAGCCAAACATTGGCTTTTTGACACCGGTTTAAAATTCCGCCCTCTTTATATGCCGGATCGTTTACTTGACCATGACGTCCCTTCCAGTCAATATGAAGAAGCAGGTCTAACGGCGCATCATATTATCACAACTGTCTTGCAGGCACTTGGTAAGGAACAGTTGTACCTTAAAATTGCGACTTAACAGACAGTGACAAAACTTAAATTAGAGCCAATACAACCCAGAGGTGATCATGGACATTATTATTCTTCCCTTAATCTATGTTATTAATGTTGTTCTTAATCTCTATTGGTGGGCGGTCGTTATTTATTTAGTTATGAGCTGGCTCGAAGCCTTTAATATCATTAATCGTTATAATCAGGCTGTTTATAACCTTAATGCATTTCTATTTCGAATTGTTGAACCCGCTCTTATCCCCATTCGTCGGTTCTTACCAAACCTAAGTGGCATTGATTTATCGCCCGTGATTTTGCTGGTAGGAATTTCATTTGTTCAGATGATCATCAATCTTTTGCTCCTAAAGTTTGTCTAACAGCAGAATTAACCTCTTTCAAATAGAAACAATTCCCTCTACAATTAAATAAAATTGTATATAAATAGGGGGAATTATGTCTAAAGCATCTGTGATTTTAGCCTTACTAACGACAGCAGCGATGGCATCACCAACAGCTGTTAAACAACCAGAAGTCTTACCATTAGGAACAGCAGCGACTTATACGTCAAAAGAGGATAAAGCTATCCTTGATAATGCAAAAACCGCACCAACTGAGGCAGACAAATCCAAAGAAACCATAAACGATGCCAAGACAAGCTTAGAGCAGTCAGCAAAACCTGACGAGCAGAAAGCAGATTCTACAAAAGTTGCCTCTATCGCTATCGATGGCACTGTCAAAATGACAGAAGAAAAAGCAGCCAGTGATGATAAAGACTTTGAGGCGAAAGCTCTGGAAGTGGGGGAAAGTTCACACCATGGGGAAATGAAAGTAGCTGAGGCCGTAACATCCTCTTCACTCTCCCCAGCTCAGCAAGCTGATATTGAAAAAATCATGATTAATTTGATTGAAAAGAATCCAGAGATTCTAGTTAAGGCGATCCAAAATTACAGCGAACAACAACAAAAAGAGATGCTGAAAAAAGAAGCTGAAAAAATGTCCAAGTTCAAAGATGACTTGTTGATCGACAATACAGCCATCATCGGTGGCAATCCAAATGGTGCCGTAAAGCTAGTTGTATTTGCGGACCCGAACTGCCCACACTGTCGTCATTTTGAAGCAAACTTGAGTGAAATCAAAGGGCTTTACAGCAACCTTAAAATCTACCTTCGTCCATGGCCAATTATGGGTAAAGAATCCGCTGATGTGGTAACAGGCTTAATGGCAGCAGCAAAACAGGGTTATGATAAGTATGATTCTATCGCGATGCGTATTGCCTCTAGCAATGAAAAAATGGATAAACCAAAGTTCCTAAAACTTTCAAAAGAATTAGGGTTAGATACCAAAAAATTACAGAAAGCGATGGATAGCGAAGAAGTCCGCAAAGAAATCAAATCCAATCATGAACTTGCTGTGAAAATTGGTTTAGACGCCACGCCAACGATCGTTATGTTTGATGCTGAGGGCGCCCATATCATCATTCCAGGCGACAAGGAATCTCTCAAGAAATCCTTGACTGATGCCAAAGCCTAAGAGGGGAATGGGGGTTATCCTGATCCCTTGTTTCTTCTTTGGGTGAGCATTTAGAAATCAATCAACGAGCCATCTGGCTCGTTGATTTTGTTTAAAAATAGAAAGAAGTTTATTTCTTTGCCCCAAATGCCCCTACTGATTCAAGTTTAAATAGTATGGATGTTTCTTGGTGGCGTTCCTCGTGACCAACTACCGTATAAAGAATACCAGTTTTTGCATTTATAATAAGGGATCTCGGAGCAACCACCGCTGATAGATTATCGAGAGCATCAATTTTATCCAAACTAACCCCTTTGAAATCTTTTACTTTTTTACCAAAAGAGGATGCTTTAATATACTTATATGTATTTTGATACCCTTCTCTATGAATAAAAACGCAAGACTCTATATCAGCTTGTATTGTTTGAAATCCTTTGTTTTTTAAACTTTCCCATACATTTTTTAAGACAATGGAGTAATGAGAACTTACCAATGTTACTTGAGCGGATTGTCGAAAATTGGCCGGAACCCTGTCTAACAAACGATTTAGTTTACCCTTATCTATATTAACAATGTCTATATGTGAGGCGTAGGTAGCAGTGGGCGTGTAAATAGTTATACCAACACAATCAAAAAGACTATGGATAAGGAAATAATCCTTAATATTTGCTCCTTTATTAATCTTAGCTATTCCTTGAGAAACCACTGTACAAGTACTGAATGTCTCCATAAATGCATGCAGATCAGCCTCCCTAAGAAGGACATATGTTGGTTTGGGAAGGGATAGAATTTCCTCTTCATTTACCCCAACTTCTTTCATTTTTTGGGCATACCTATCATCCGAACACACAGCAAGACGCTGATGTAAAGGGGCCTCACCAGCAACACTATAGGTTGAGGGGATAGCTGGTAACTCCCAAGATATTTCTTTAGCTTTAACCATTGGTATTGCAGCAAATATGATAAAAAATAGGGTTTGAAGATATAGTGAAAATTTCATGCGAGAATTTCTTCCTTGTACTGTCTCATTAAAAGCATATGTTCTACCTCAGGACATATATAGACACTAGAATAAGCAAACTACAAAATTATTTACTAGGCTTTTTAGCCTAAAATCGTTTAAAAATATCATTATGAGTAAAGCATTCAAAAAAATTCTCGTTGATGGCCCAACACGCCAACTGGCCGCGCGTCTTCTTAAGGAACATGTCATGCCCTATCGGGCACGATTTTTCTTTGCCCTTATATTCATGATCCTGGCTGCCGCCGCTAATGGAGCCATCCCCTTTATCTTACAACCCGTTTTTGACGATGTTTTTTATAAAGGTAATCCAGACATGTTGTTTTGGATTAGTGGTTCCGTCTTTTTAGCCTTTGCCATCCGTGGGTTCGCATCTTACGGCGAAGCCATCACCATGTCTATCATCGGCCAGCGCATTATTTGTGACTTGCAGAACCGTCTCTTCCATCACTTAATGCGTCTAGACCTTAGCTTTTTCCATCGAACGTCAAGTGGAGAATTAATTTCCCGCTTTACCAATGATATTATGCTGATGCGTTATTCTGTCAGCAATGTTGTGGTGGGACTCGGCAAAGACTTTATCAGTTTGATCGTCCTTATCGGGATCATGTTTTATCGGGACTGGCTATTAGCATCTATTGCGTTCTTTTTACTTCCCTCCGTTGTTTTACCCATTTCAAAGGTTTCGCGGCGGATGCGTAAGGTGACCTATAACACGCAGGATGAATTTGGTAAAATCACCGGGCAACTGTCCCAAATTTTTCAAGGTATGCGCGTGGTTAAAACCTATGGGATGGAAGGCTATGAAATTAATCGCGTCGAGAGTGCCACCGAGCGGGTTTATGAGCTTATTACGAAAGCAACCAGGATTAGAGCAACAACCTCTCCCATTATTGAAGTATTGGGGGGATTAACCACAACCTTAATTATTGCCTATGGCGGCTGGCAAGTCGTTAAGGGGACACGAACTCCGGGTGAATTTATCTCTTTTGCTGGTGCCCTCTTGCTGTGCTATGATCCGCTTAAGCGATTGGGCAATCTAAACTCCAGCCTTCAAGAAGGACTCAGTGCCGCTCAACGCGTTTTTGAAATAATAGATACTCCCCCCCACATTATAGACTCTCCAACCGCTCAGGCGCTTGATAAAGTCAGCGGTGATATAAAACTGAAGGATGTTTGTTTTTCTTATCCTAATGGAACACAGGCAATTAAAAATATTTCATTGACTGTTGCTGCCGGTCAAAGCATTGCTTTAGTTGGGGCAAGCGGCTCTGGGAAATCAACTTTTATTAATTTAATCCCTCGCTTTTATGATATAATGACAGGTGACATTCTGATTGACAATCTGCCGATCAAAAATTTACTGCTCACTTCGTTGCGTCGCCATATTGCCCTTGTCAGTCAAGAGATAACCTTATTCGATGATTCTATTTATAACAACATTGCCTATGGGCGAACAACAGCCAGCCATGATGAGGTTATCCAAGCGGCAAAATCAGCTGCTGCCCACGATTTTATCGAAAAATTACCTCAAGGCTATGGTACAATTGTCGG is a genomic window of Candidatus Paracaedibacter acanthamoebae containing:
- the dxs gene encoding 1-deoxy-D-xylulose-5-phosphate synthase, whose translation is MIQTPLLDHVNFPRDLKSFEIEQLKQLADELRQETISVVSQTGGHLGASLGVVELTVALHYVFNTPEDKLIWDVGHQAYPHKILTGRRAQMPYLRQKDGPSGFTKRSESNYDPFGAAHAGTSISAALGFAVAHDMHGKKNHAIAVIGDGSMSSGMAYEALNNAGAMKSRLIVILNDNDMSIAPPVGAMSNYFSRLISSRPYQSLRTMAKEVVSHLPKSLETAAKRVEEYARGMVAGGTWFEEMGFFYVGPIDGHNLDHLIPVLQNMRDRVEEGPVLIHVVTQKGRGYAPAEAAADKYHGVVKFDVSTGQQHKAQAIAPSYTKVYADSLIEVARQDEKVVAITAAMPAGTGLDLFAKVFPDRCFDVGIAEQHAVTFAAGLACEGLKPFATIYSTFLQRGFDQVVHDVMLQKLPVRFAMDRAGFVGADGATHAGCYDLAFLGCLPHMVIMAPSDELELKHAVTTAHAIDDAPSAFRYPRGEGLGLDLSQPGQILEIGKGRLIREGNHVAILSLGCRLPEALKAADTLAELGIHITVADARFAKPVDENLICQLAKHHEILLTIESGSIGGFAAQVTDVLAKHWLFDTGLKFRPLYMPDRLLDHDVPSSQYEEAGLTAHHIITTVLQALGKEQLYLKIAT
- a CDS encoding YggT family protein — encoded protein: MDIIILPLIYVINVVLNLYWWAVVIYLVMSWLEAFNIINRYNQAVYNLNAFLFRIVEPALIPIRRFLPNLSGIDLSPVILLVGISFVQMIINLLLLKFV
- a CDS encoding DsbA family protein, which gives rise to MSKASVILALLTTAAMASPTAVKQPEVLPLGTAATYTSKEDKAILDNAKTAPTEADKSKETINDAKTSLEQSAKPDEQKADSTKVASIAIDGTVKMTEEKAASDDKDFEAKALEVGESSHHGEMKVAEAVTSSSLSPAQQADIEKIMINLIEKNPEILVKAIQNYSEQQQKEMLKKEAEKMSKFKDDLLIDNTAIIGGNPNGAVKLVVFADPNCPHCRHFEANLSEIKGLYSNLKIYLRPWPIMGKESADVVTGLMAAAKQGYDKYDSIAMRIASSNEKMDKPKFLKLSKELGLDTKKLQKAMDSEEVRKEIKSNHELAVKIGLDATPTIVMFDAEGAHIIIPGDKESLKKSLTDAKA
- a CDS encoding ABC transporter ATP-binding protein: MSKAFKKILVDGPTRQLAARLLKEHVMPYRARFFFALIFMILAAAANGAIPFILQPVFDDVFYKGNPDMLFWISGSVFLAFAIRGFASYGEAITMSIIGQRIICDLQNRLFHHLMRLDLSFFHRTSSGELISRFTNDIMLMRYSVSNVVVGLGKDFISLIVLIGIMFYRDWLLASIAFFLLPSVVLPISKVSRRMRKVTYNTQDEFGKITGQLSQIFQGMRVVKTYGMEGYEINRVESATERVYELITKATRIRATTSPIIEVLGGLTTTLIIAYGGWQVVKGTRTPGEFISFAGALLLCYDPLKRLGNLNSSLQEGLSAAQRVFEIIDTPPHIIDSPTAQALDKVSGDIKLKDVCFSYPNGTQAIKNISLTVAAGQSIALVGASGSGKSTFINLIPRFYDIMTGDILIDNLPIKNLLLTSLRRHIALVSQEITLFDDSIYNNIAYGRTTASHDEVIQAAKSAAAHDFIEKLPQGYGTIVGENGVMLSGGQRQRIAIARAMLKNAPILLLDEATSALDTHSERHVQGALDTLMQGKTTIIVAHRLSTIVNVDTIYVMDQGEIVETGSHDDLIKKNGHYANLWRAQSSAEGDSNE